Proteins from a genomic interval of Lolium perenne isolate Kyuss_39 chromosome 1, Kyuss_2.0, whole genome shotgun sequence:
- the LOC127327889 gene encoding protein phosphatase 2C 53, with protein MDALGAALAPLALADAAAKDSPQDPGSACGSPCSVASDCSSVASADFDGLLSPSAASSSAGPPSLVSDDLPAAATDSSPACGRSVFALDSPPRWGLESVQGRRPEMEDAAAVVPRFHRIPLWMVAADADGLDRASFRLPAHFFAVYDGHGGAQVAHYCRDRLHAALAEDLRLAEERGGGEDDFNSLDSKKRWEKAFVDCFCRVDAEVGARPVAPDAVGSTAVVALVCSSHIIVANCGDSRAVLCRGKEPLPLSLDHKPNREDEYERIEALGGKVIQWNGYRVLGVLAMSRSIGDRYLKPYIIPVPEVTLVARARDDECLVLASDGLWDVLSNEEVCDAARKRILLWHKKNATSSPSSSSSAVARGSGDDGGSPDPAAQAAAEYLSKLALQKGSKDNITVLVIDLKVHRRFRSKNLPITTDGSG; from the exons ATGGACGCCCTAGGCGCCGCGCTGGCGCCGCTCGCCCTCGCCGACGCCGCGGCCAAGGACTCGCCGCAGGACCCAGGGTCCGCGTGCGGGAGCCCCTGCTCCGTCGCCAGCGACTGCAGCAGCGTCGCATCGGCCGACTTCGACGGCCTCCTCTCCCCCTCCGCCGCCTCATCCTCCGCGGGCCCGCCCTCGCTCGTCTCCGACGACCTGCCCGCGGCCGCCACCGATTCCAGCCCCGCCTGCGGCAGGAGCGTCTTCGCCCTCGACTCCCCGCCGCGCTGGGGGCTCGAGTCCGTCCAAGGCCGCCGCCCGGAGATggaggacgccgccgccgtcgtcccgCGCTTCCACCGCATCCCGCTCTGGATGGTCGCCGCCGACGCCGACGGCCTCGACCGCGCGTCCTTCCGCCTGCCCGCGCACTTCTTCGCGGTCTACGACGGCCACGGCGGCGCCCAGGTCGCCCACTACTGCCGGGACAGGCTCCACGCCGCGCTCGCCGAGGACCTGCGCCTCGCCgaggagcgcggcggcggcgaagaCGACTTCAACTCCCTGGACTCCAAGAAGCGGTGGGAGAAGGCGTTCGTGGACTGCTTCTGCCGCGTCGACGCCGAGGTCGGAGCGCGGCCCGTGGCTCCGGACGCGGTCGGGTCGACGGCGGTGGTCGCATTGGTCTGCTCGTCGCACATCATCGTCGCCAACTGCGGGGACTCGCGAGCCGTGCTCTGCCGGGGCAAGGAGCCATTGCCTCTGTCTCTGGATCACAAG CCAAACCGGGAAGACGAGTACGAGAGGATCGAGGCCCTCGGCGGCAAGGTCATTCAGTGGAATGGGTACCGAGTTCTCGGCGTTCTTGCCATGTCGCGCTCCATTG GGGACAGATACCTGAAGCCTTACATAATCCCCGTCCCCGAGGTCACACTTGTAGCTCGTGCAAGAGACGACGAGTGCCTCGTCCTCGCGAGCGACGGCCTCTGGGACGTGCTATCCAACGAAGAGGTCTGTGATGCTGCCCGCAAGCGGATTCTGCTGTGGCACAAGAAGAACGCCACctcgtcgccctcctcctcctcctccgctgtcgCCCGAGGAAGCGGTGACGACGGTGGCTCGCCGGACCCTGCCGCACAGGCGGCCGCCGAGTACCTGTCCAAGCTTGCCCTCCAGAAGGGGAGCAAGGACAACATCACCGTCCTCGTGATCGACCTCAAGGTGCACAGGCGGTTCAGGAGCAAAAACCTGCCGATAACAACAGATGGTAGTGGATAG
- the LOC127327997 gene encoding uncharacterized protein yields the protein MFSTLCAHTQGKGAGGSTSHLRINNVSFFAGLEAMGITLRQMDLQCLSLIDIKIGIMPELEGAVVENKWENSSWVKKPSPTEATFIITLEEADVNIKWENFSWGKRLILEKGSSWGEKMITHYRRS from the exons ATGTTCAGTACTTTGTGTGCCCATACTCAGGGCAAAGGTGCTGGTGGCAGTACATCACACCTCAG GATCAACAATGTTTCTTTCTTTGCTGGGCTGGAAGCCATGGGCATCACCTTACGGCAG ATGGACTTGCAATGTCTTTCGCTGATTGACATCAAGATTGGCATCATGCCTGAGTTGGAGGGAGCTG TTGTGGAGAACAAGTGGGAGAACAGCTCATGGGTAAAGAAGCCTAGTCCTACTGAGGCAACTTTTATCATTACTCTAGAGGAAGCTG ATGTAAATATCAAGTGGGAGAACTTCTCATGGGGCAAGAGGCTCATCCTGGAGAAGGGGAGCTCATGGGGCGAGAAGATGATCACCCACTATAGAAGATCATAG